The following DNA comes from cyanobiont of Ornithocercus magnificus.
GAGGCTGCAATAAATCTTTCCCTGGCAGCACAGCTACATGGCCAAGACCACCGCAACCAGGACAAGTACGTCCAAAAAGTTCATATATATTCTGGCCCTGACGTTTACGAGTAAGCTCAACTAGGCCAAGTTCTGTTAGCTGAGCAATTTGAGGCCGGGCTGAGTCGTCCCTGATGGCTGTAGTAAAATGTTCTAGTACCTGGAGCTGGTCACGACGTGAGTCCATATCAATGAAGTCGATGATAATTACACCACCGATGTTGCGCAATCGTAACTGACGGGCAATCTCAGTAGCAGCTTCACAATTTGTCCAGAGCACCGTCTCACGAGCATTTGCTGAGCGAGTAAATGATCCTGAATTAACATCAATAACAGTCAGAGCCTCAGTAGGTTCTATAACAATATAGCCACCAGAGGGTAAATCAACTCGAGGCTTAAGGGCCTCGTGAATCGTTGCATTTACTTTGTAATGCTCGAGTAACTCATCTTTATCAGCATGAGCCTCAACCAAGATATTTGGTCCATCGTCACCGAGAAAACTAGAAGCTCGCATGGCTGCATCTGGATCATCAACTACCACTCGTGCGAGGTTGGATCCGATATGGTCACGCAGAACGCGTTGGACAAAATCTTCGTCACGGTTCAAAAGAACTGGTGGGCTAGCTGCTTCAGCTGCTTTCTGAATTTCCTCCCACTGACGCAACAGTACCTCTAAATCATCGATCAGTAAATCTTCTGAGATTTCTTCTGCCTCTGTACGGACTAACAATCCTGCACCAGGGGGCTTGATTAGCACCCCAAGAGCACGTAAGCGGTTGCGTTCTCCTTCCAAAGCAATACGCCGGGAAATGTTGACACCCTGACCATGAGGTTGTAGAACAAGGTAGCGTCCGGGGAATGTCAGGTTACCAGTGAGCCTAGGCCCTTTAGTGCCTGTTGGCTCCTTCATTACCTGCACAAGCACTTTCTGGTGAGGCTCTAATAGCTCGGTGATACCAGCAGCTACCTTCTTCAATCGTAGTGGGCCAAGGTCAGTGATGTGAATGAAACCGTTCTTTTCGCTCTCACCGATGTTGACAAATGCGGCATCGATACCTGGCAATACATTCTCGACTGTACCGAGGTAAACATCACCAATTTGGTAGCGCCCTTGAGCAACAATCAGCTCATCGACGCGTTCATCACTGAGTACAGCTGCAATACGCAGCTGCTCGGCAATGACAAGTTGCTGGGGCATGGAAAGGGAATGAATGACGCCCGGAGGTCAGAGCGGCGCCTGGCAGTCGGACGATGATGAGATGATGAAGTGGCTGGTAATCAGAGACTGGAGAAGAGGATGGTAGGAAGATCACGCCCGCGGAAAAGTCGTCCTGGGATCATGCATAGGAACAAATATGGACAGTCCCCCTGTCATCATGATTGCCAGAAAAGGCCAGGCCAGACCGTTGGCAATGGAACCGATCAAGAAAGTCCTGCCTTGTGATGCGAACCTAGCACCGCAGCAGTTCAGAGGACCTCACAACCTGGCCTACTGAACCTTGGGGCAGAGGAGAGTCAACTTGACCAACCCAGAGCTGCATTCTGATACAGACCTGAGACTATCCTTAAAGTCAATAGTCAAAATATGGCGGTTCAGCCAACATAGCGAAAGCCTGTCTAGATCTTGAGAAAATAGTTAGGAAGACAGCTAGGAAGACTCTGAAAGTAAAAACCTCAGCAACATATATCTAGCCTTGTGTTCTTGCCAGGCTCTAGAAGAAGCTGCCTGTTCAAACTTAGCGACTGCCTTCAGCCCACAAATAGTCGAAATTTAGACACAAAATTTACCATCAAAAATAATCTTGCTGACAGATCACTAGAAGGAACGTGGGATAGAGCCCACTAATTCTCTATCTGTAGTGATACTTGTTTGATAAAAATTTATTAGATGGATTTTACCCTATACTGCTGCTAGAGCTAAAATGATGACCAAACCATGCCACAGTATATAGTGAGATTGATGCATCAACTCTGTGGTTCAGGTTAACGATCACTATCTAAAGCTAAAGGCAAGCTATCTCTTCCCCGAGATCACGCGAAGGGTAAAAGACTTCAGCGAGGCAAATCCCGACGCAGATATAATCCGCCTTGGAATTGGGGATGTCACTGAACCCTTACCGTTGGCTTGCCGCGAGGCAATGAAGCAAGCTGTTGATGAAATGGGTACCATAGCTGGCTTCCGCGGCTATGGTCCTGAGCAAGGTTATGAATGGTTGCGCGAGGCAATTGCCAAGCATGATTTCCAGTCCCGGGGCTGTAGTATTAGCTATGAAGAAATTTTTATCTCTGATGGCTCTAAATGTGATACAAGTAATATACTTGATATATTAGGCTATGATAATCGCATAGCTGTCACAGACCCAGTGTATCCTGTGTATGTTGATAGCAATGTAATGTCTGGCCGAACTGGAGAAATTAGCAGCAGTGGCCGTTATAGCGGCCTTAACTATCTACCAATAACTGCTGATAACGGTTTTATGGCACAGATTCCAGATGAGCCTTTAGATCTAATTTATCTTTGCTTTCCCAACAACCCGACTGGCGCGGTTATAACGAAAGCTCAGCTACAGCAATGGGTAGACTACGCTTGTGCAAGCGGAGCTCTGATCTTATTTGACGCTGCCTATGAGGCTTTTATACAAGATCCTAGCCTGCCTCACTCAATTTACGAGGTCGAGGGCGCCTGCGACTGTGCCATTGAGTTCCGCTCCTTCTCAAAAAATGCTGGCTTTACAGGCACCCGTTGTGCTTTTAGCGTAGTACCAAAAAATCTTAAGGGCAGGTCTACTAATGGGGAAAAAATTGAGCTCTGGAAGCTGTGGAGTCGTCGTCAGAGCACTAAATTCAATGGTGTTAGCTACATCATCCAGCGTGGTGCTGAGGCAGTATATTCACCAGAAGGACAGCAAGAAGTTCGCAACCTGGTGAACTTTTACGTTGAAAATGCGACAATTCTCTGTCGCGAACTCAGCGCTGCCGGATTTACTATTTATGGTGGCAAGCATGCTCCTTATGTCTGGATTAAGACACCGACAGGCATGGATTCCTGGAAATTCTTTGATTATCTGCTATGCAATGCAAATTTAGTAGGTACTCCAGGCAGTGGCTTTGGCGCTGCTGGTGAGGGCTACCTTCGTCTTTCAGCATTTAATAGTCGTGCCAACATTGATGAGGCAACAACAAGACTCTCTTCTCTTTAAGCCCCAGTCCAGTCAGGTCCTTAGAACAAAAAGGCAACTATTCCAGCACTACGGTACTGGTGTCACTAGCTGATAAAATAACGATAAAAACTCTTGAGACTTTAGTATAATTACTACTTAGGCCTTGTTAACAGGGCCTAATTTATAGATAAAGCTACTAGAACGGCATTCAGTAGTGGCAGGATAGATATCATGTTAGCTATTTATGAAAATTACTGTTTTGTCCTCAGTTATTAAGCAACCTGTGTATAAGTGCAACCACTTGCCCACTGTAAAGTCTTCTTAGAAGAAAGTGAGGTTTTATGGGCACTCGCTCCACAAATGTCAGATACTAAGTTGTTATAGACTCTGATGTTTTCCAGCCTTGCAACCAATCTCTTGCTGACTGGTATGTGTGACTGAGCACGTGATCCCACACTACAGCCCTTACATTTAGGAGGTATCCGAGAACCAAGGTTATGGCGGTGGAGATACCGAGCCGCAGTCCCGGTGGCACAGCGGTGATTGAGAAGCAAGCTGAGAGAGTCCGAAAGCCAGCTCCTCGTTACAAGGTCTTACTACACAATGACCCAGTGAACACCATGGAGTATGTGGTGGTTACCTTGCGTCAGGTAGTCCCCCAATTAAGTGAGCAAGATGCTATGTCAGTCATGCTTGAGGCACACAACACCGGAGTAGGACTAGTCATCATTTGTGACATCGAGCCTGCCGAGTTTTACAGCGAGACTCTTAAGGCCAAGGGACTGACAAGTACAATCGAGCCAGAAACCTAAAAGTACAGTTAGTTCCTATTGCTATTCTGGAATCGCTGGTTAGGCCAAGAATGTCGCTGGCTCCCGACAGTCACACTAGTTCCTTTGCTGTACCTATTCGGCCAGGTTACTATCCAACTTATTGCTCCTATGCTAGCAATCCCGCTTGAGCTAAGGGGAACAGCGGGATTGCTGATTAGCTTTGTACTGCTGCTAGCTATATTACCCAGCTGGGTGTGCCAGCGCTGGCAAACACTACACCCGTGGAGAGCTCTTGGTCTTTGTGAACCACAGTCCTTTATTTATGCTATAGGGAAACTCTTGCGGGGCCTAACCTGGGCTGCTTTGCTTCTACTCTGCGTAACTATCCCATTGTTGCTGGGGGGCTGGGCTTCTTGGCTAGGCGACCTTAACAGCACAGAAATTTTTAATGCGGTAGCATTGCTTCTTGTTGTTGGACTAGCGGAAGAACTATTATTCCGTGGCTGGCTTCTTGGAGAGCTAATAGTACTATTAGGTCCGCGGCAAGGAGGCCTTGCTCAAGCAGTAATCTTCAGTTTGGTCCACATTCGGCTTGAGGCTGGAGTAATTGAAACAGCACCTATACTACTAGGGCTATTCATACTTGGTCTAGTTCTGTTATGCCGCAAGCAACTTGATCATGGATCTCTCTGGGGCTGTATTGGTCTCCACGGCGGCCTTGTTGGGGGTTGGTTTACTATAGAAATGGGCTTACTACAACTATCACCAAGCTCACCCTCCTGGCTAATTGGTCCAAGTGTTACAGATATAAACCCAATTGGTAGTCTAACTAGCTTGCTGTGTCTTACAATAGTTCTTAGGATTCAGCGTGTTGCTTTGGCTAAGGCCCCTCTACCTTCTAGTGGTGCTTGCAGTGCTTGAGCAAGTGGAGCTCTGCCATAATCACGTTCCAATAAATCGATTACGGTTCGGCCAAAGTTGTTTGGATTAAGGTCAAAGGCTTCAAGACAGATACGGCCAAAAGTGCTGCCCATAGGCTCAGGGTTCCATAAGAGCTTGCGTGCTGTCCATGGCATCATGCTCATTGGATTATAGCCAGGCTGGATAATGCCATGTTCGAAGCCATATTGCTCAAGATGGGTATGAGGTTGAAGCCCAATGAAGAAAATTGCAGGTTCAACTAAGTTAGCGCCAAAGATGCACTCAAGCTCGCGATGATATGCAACTGTCTGACGGATAGTATCAGGACGCTCATCAATGACATTGAAGGAGTAATTGACTGAGACATGGTCGCAAAAGCCTGCATCAGATAGCATACGGCAGTTCTCAAGAACGGTACGAAGGTTATAACCCATACGCATTTTGCGCACAAGTTCTTGAGAGCCAGAGGTGATGCCAATCTCAAAATAACTCATACCAGTTTTCACCATTAGTTCAGCGAGCTCAGCATCAAGATTATCTGCACGGATATAGGCAGCCCAATGAATATCTGTGAGCCCTTCGGCATGAATAGCTCTCAATAAGTTCTTTGCATCCTCAATGTAACAGCGGGCAGGTATAAACTGAGCATCAGTGAACCAAAAACCGCGAACACCGCGATTGTAGAGTTGACGCATTTCAGCAACTACTTCCTTCACCGGATTGAGTCGTACTCTCTTTCCTTCAACAGCAGTGTAAACACAATAACAACAGTTGTGTGGGCAGCCGCGTTTAGTCTGTACACCTACATAAAAATCGCCTCCCTCTAAGTACCAACTAAACTGAGGCCAAATCATGGCAATATAGTCGTAGTCGCAGGCTGTTTTTAGACAACTTTCTGGCTGTTCATGTATTAGGCCAGGGCGTGGTGGAGCCTCACCAGCGATGAAACAGCGCTCGCTGTCTATTGGACCCCCACATAATAATTTCTCGAGTAGCGGCTCGCCCTCGCCAACAGAGATAATAGTGCCTTTTGGTAATAAGCGGCCTAGCTGCTCGTAAAATACACTAACTGCACCACCTCCAAGCACTACGCGAGCCTGTGGATTGTGGCGCCGTGCACGGCGCAATCCACGCCTCAGAAGAGCCAAGTTACGGCGTAGCTCACTGTAATGACTGGTCATCAGCCGCAAGCCTCCTATAGCGCCTCTTAGACGTTTCAAAGGGTTGTGTGCGTAGAAAACCTCAAAGGAGTTCTGTAGAGGGTTGCCACCACGACCATCAACCGGGGCATAAATTTGGATATCACGCCAGGAAAAAACCAGCAGACTGGGACGAAACTGATCAATGACGTTGAGTAATACCTTCTGAACATCGAGCAGTGGTAGTGCAGCAAGATCAATAATCTTCTGTGCCATTCCTGGGAAGCACTTATGTAGATGATCAGCAAGGTATATTGGTCCAATCGGGAAGATTGGGTTGCATGGCAAGCGAACTAGTAGCACGCGTTCGCAGTCTGCAAAAGTCGTGTGAGTCATTAGTGGAGAGAGTACGATGTGACTCAGGCTGGCCCTAGAGGCTAACGATTTCTACCCAGGCTTGAGGCAAGTCTGAATTTGGCTGCTAGGCTATAGAGTGACCTAAGCCAGCTTAGGAAGGCTGCAATCTTAGGTTCTGAAGATAGGGATTACTAGAGTTTGCGTTCACAATAACTAGAAATGTATAAGCGCAAGGGTAGTCTTGGCACCTACACCAGCCTCACTGTATTGGCAACTAATTACTTAATGTAACTCCTCTAAAATTCCCCATGGTCTCTCCATCTCTACAGCCTTGGGAGTGCTGTGAGAACAGCGCGCAGAAACTCGCTATAGATAGCAGTCTAAATGTATTGTGATATCTTATCACTTGCTCAGCCAAGTATGACTCTTCAGGATTGAGCCATATCTACCTTAATCTTAAAAACTAGAATATCTGCTACTTTAGACAAAATTTAGCTGCTATGCTCTGGGTAGTTAGTCAGGTCCATAACCACTACACCTAAAGCATAAATTATCAAGTGCACAAAGCCAGACTTTGAACAATAGAGCCTGTTTCTAGCCGCTAGTGCGGCTAATTCTTCACAAAGCCTTAATAAAGAGAGACGCGTGAGCCGCAATCTTCCGTTACAGTCCCGACCAGGCAGGGCACCCCTGCCCTTCCTTAACCGTCCCCAAGCGGGACCTTCTTCTACGTCTTCATGACCACAACCATCCAACAGCGCTCCGGCGCTAATGGCTGGCAGCAATTCTGCGAGTGGGTCACCTCCACCAACAACCGCCTCTACGTAGGCTGGTTCGGTGTGCTGATGATCCCCACCCTCCTGGCTGCCACCACCTGCTTCATCGTCGCCTTCATCGCCGCTCCACCGGTCGATATCGACGGTATCCGCGAGCCTGTCGCCGGCTCTTTGATCTACGGCAACAACATCATCTCCGGTGCTGTTGTGCCTTCATCCAACGCCATCGGCCTGCACTTCTACCCCATCTGGGAAGCTGCCTCCCTCGATGAGTGGCTGTACAACGGCGGTCCCTACCAGCTCGTCGTCTTCCACTTCCTGATCGGCATCTTCTGCTACATGGGACGCGAGTGGGAGCTCTCCTACCGCCTCGGCATGCGCCCCTGGATCTGCGTTGCTTACAGCGCCCCTGTGGCTGCTGCCTCCGCCGTTTTCCTGGTGTATCCCTTCGGTCAGGGTTCCTTCTCAGATGGCATGCCTCTCGGCATCTCCGGCACCTTCAACTTCATGCTGGTATTCCAGGCTGAGCACAGCATCCTCATGCACCCCTTCCACATGATGGGTGTAGCCGGTGTATTTGGCGGCAGCCTGTTCTCTGCCATGCACGGTTCTCTGGTGACCTCCTCGCTGGTGCGTGAGACCACTGAGACCGAGTCTCAGAACTATGGCTATAAGTTCGGCCAGGAAGAAGAGACCTACAACATCGTGGCCGCCCACGGTTACTTCGG
Coding sequences within:
- a CDS encoding photosystem II q(b) protein, yielding MTTTIQQRSGANGWQQFCEWVTSTNNRLYVGWFGVLMIPTLLAATTCFIVAFIAAPPVDIDGIREPVAGSLIYGNNIISGAVVPSSNAIGLHFYPIWEAASLDEWLYNGGPYQLVVFHFLIGIFCYMGREWELSYRLGMRPWICVAYSAPVAAASAVFLVYPFGQGSFSDGMPLGISGTFNFMLVFQAEHSILMHPFHMMGVAGVFGGSLFSAMHGSLVTSSLVRETTETESQNYGYKFGQEEETYNIVAAHGYFGRLIFQYASFNNSRSLHFFLAAWPVVGIWFTALGVSTMAFNLNGFNFNQSILDGQGRVLNTWADVLNRANLGMEVMHERNAHNFPLDLAAAESTPVALQAPAIG
- a CDS encoding radical SAM protein; the encoded protein is MTHTTFADCERVLLVRLPCNPIFPIGPIYLADHLHKCFPGMAQKIIDLAALPLLDVQKVLLNVIDQFRPSLLVFSWRDIQIYAPVDGRGGNPLQNSFEVFYAHNPLKRLRGAIGGLRLMTSHYSELRRNLALLRRGLRRARRHNPQARVVLGGGAVSVFYEQLGRLLPKGTIISVGEGEPLLEKLLCGGPIDSERCFIAGEAPPRPGLIHEQPESCLKTACDYDYIAMIWPQFSWYLEGGDFYVGVQTKRGCPHNCCYCVYTAVEGKRVRLNPVKEVVAEMRQLYNRGVRGFWFTDAQFIPARCYIEDAKNLLRAIHAEGLTDIHWAAYIRADNLDAELAELMVKTGMSYFEIGITSGSQELVRKMRMGYNLRTVLENCRMLSDAGFCDHVSVNYSFNVIDERPDTIRQTVAYHRELECIFGANLVEPAIFFIGLQPHTHLEQYGFEHGIIQPGYNPMSMMPWTARKLLWNPEPMGSTFGRICLEAFDLNPNNFGRTVIDLLERDYGRAPLAQALQAPLEGRGALAKATR
- a CDS encoding ribonuclease E/G encodes the protein MPQQLVIAEQLRIAAVLSDERVDELIVAQGRYQIGDVYLGTVENVLPGIDAAFVNIGESEKNGFIHITDLGPLRLKKVAAGITELLEPHQKVLVQVMKEPTGTKGPRLTGNLTFPGRYLVLQPHGQGVNISRRIALEGERNRLRALGVLIKPPGAGLLVRTEAEEISEDLLIDDLEVLLRQWEEIQKAAEAASPPVLLNRDEDFVQRVLRDHIGSNLARVVVDDPDAAMRASSFLGDDGPNILVEAHADKDELLEHYKVNATIHEALKPRVDLPSGGYIVIEPTEALTVIDVNSGSFTRSANARETVLWTNCEAATEIARQLRLRNIGGVIIIDFIDMDSRRDQLQVLEHFTTAIRDDSARPQIAQLTELGLVELTRKRQGQNIYELFGRTCPGCGGLGHVAVLPGKDLLQPLDGTIGLVRPITLVQPEAPALSETSNNNGRRRRGNNSKGGRAWIPNTESNSATVVSTVESLTESESDLSTAIDSQDREGMPRRQDPDVVAVPMQPEQEHVYSWLGLNPALLLDPPPESDNLVVRVVRPGDDAESLVEQTRRQLTASSGRRRRRGGRSGRSGGRLHNESIAATEIPEPGSRSDSSILVVEITPLESTAAGIEAGTLKDSNESEDPRRRRRRSSAN
- a CDS encoding ATP-dependent Clp protease adapter ClpS, with translation MAVEIPSRSPGGTAVIEKQAERVRKPAPRYKVLLHNDPVNTMEYVVVTLRQVVPQLSEQDAMSVMLEAHNTGVGLVIICDIEPAEFYSETLKAKGLTSTIEPET
- a CDS encoding LL-diaminopimelate aminotransferase — encoded protein: MVQVNDHYLKLKASYLFPEITRRVKDFSEANPDADIIRLGIGDVTEPLPLACREAMKQAVDEMGTIAGFRGYGPEQGYEWLREAIAKHDFQSRGCSISYEEIFISDGSKCDTSNILDILGYDNRIAVTDPVYPVYVDSNVMSGRTGEISSSGRYSGLNYLPITADNGFMAQIPDEPLDLIYLCFPNNPTGAVITKAQLQQWVDYACASGALILFDAAYEAFIQDPSLPHSIYEVEGACDCAIEFRSFSKNAGFTGTRCAFSVVPKNLKGRSTNGEKIELWKLWSRRQSTKFNGVSYIIQRGAEAVYSPEGQQEVRNLVNFYVENATILCRELSAAGFTIYGGKHAPYVWIKTPTGMDSWKFFDYLLCNANLVGTPGSGFGAAGEGYLRLSAFNSRANIDEATTRLSSL
- a CDS encoding CPBP family intramembrane metalloprotease yields the protein MLFWNRWLGQECRWLPTVTLVPLLYLFGQVTIQLIAPMLAIPLELRGTAGLLISFVLLLAILPSWVCQRWQTLHPWRALGLCEPQSFIYAIGKLLRGLTWAALLLLCVTIPLLLGGWASWLGDLNSTEIFNAVALLLVVGLAEELLFRGWLLGELIVLLGPRQGGLAQAVIFSLVHIRLEAGVIETAPILLGLFILGLVLLCRKQLDHGSLWGCIGLHGGLVGGWFTIEMGLLQLSPSSPSWLIGPSVTDINPIGSLTSLLCLTIVLRIQRVALAKAPLPSSGACSA